The following coding sequences are from one Hyphomicrobiales bacterium window:
- a CDS encoding TrkH family potassium uptake protein: MLVGFRALAAVSLVMALAMIMCAVIGLGQSDTAAVSLFAGQAGILIFFAAAVRLTFAGRRAPLTRAISFRVLIIAWVVTPIIAAPPFLLLTDLPIHLALFEATSAVTTSGGTAIENLDTVPLSIIGWRAWLQWLGGLATLMSIIVVLAPAGAGGTPLLRLGGDSQQILENRVRGVFGAYVAVTLACFALLLAANIGAFDAFALSLSTVSTGGMMPRPGTLSDYGAPLAEWVVGLFMLIGASSIMWHRLVATGRLGRSITLIESVSVGGLACVLGVAYAIAFALAAGSGSVLGPVTALREGFVTAASLVSTTGFEARNAGASVLPLSLVLVVILIGGGMFSTAGGVKLYRVAVMARHSLKELEHIIYPHAVHTDHLGRFAYDTDGMRAIWTAFVLFLVVWAGCGVVLALSGLPPEAALVASLSALVNAGPVYTFGWAPRQEWPGYYELEPLASGALSLTMVAGRLEIIGLVAGFSVLFFRR, encoded by the coding sequence ATGCTAGTCGGCTTTCGCGCCCTTGCTGCCGTCAGTCTAGTCATGGCGCTCGCGATGATTATGTGCGCTGTAATCGGGCTAGGGCAGAGCGACACCGCAGCGGTCTCCCTGTTTGCCGGGCAGGCGGGCATCCTGATCTTCTTTGCGGCGGCTGTCCGCCTAACGTTTGCGGGACGACGCGCGCCATTGACACGCGCCATCAGCTTCCGCGTTCTGATCATTGCTTGGGTCGTGACGCCCATCATCGCAGCACCACCGTTTTTGCTTCTGACGGATCTACCAATCCATTTGGCGCTGTTCGAAGCGACATCAGCAGTAACCACAAGCGGCGGGACGGCGATCGAAAATCTGGACACCGTGCCGCTGTCGATCATCGGTTGGCGCGCTTGGCTGCAATGGCTCGGCGGGTTGGCAACGCTGATGTCGATCATCGTTGTTCTGGCACCGGCAGGGGCTGGGGGTACGCCATTGTTGCGCCTTGGCGGAGATTCCCAACAGATCCTGGAAAACCGGGTGCGCGGCGTCTTTGGTGCCTATGTCGCGGTCACGCTTGCATGTTTTGCGCTTCTGCTTGCCGCCAACATCGGCGCTTTTGATGCGTTTGCCCTGTCTTTGTCGACGGTTTCGACCGGCGGGATGATGCCGCGTCCGGGAACGCTCAGCGACTATGGTGCGCCGCTGGCAGAGTGGGTTGTCGGGCTGTTCATGCTGATCGGCGCATCCAGCATCATGTGGCACAGATTGGTAGCGACCGGGCGCCTCGGTCGATCGATCACTTTGATTGAGAGCGTTTCGGTGGGCGGGCTGGCCTGCGTCCTAGGGGTCGCCTACGCCATTGCTTTTGCGCTCGCGGCGGGATCAGGCAGCGTGTTGGGACCGGTCACAGCTTTGCGCGAAGGGTTTGTTACCGCTGCATCGCTGGTTTCAACCACTGGTTTTGAGGCGCGCAATGCTGGCGCTTCAGTGTTGCCCTTGTCTCTGGTGCTCGTCGTCATTCTGATTGGCGGCGGCATGTTTTCCACAGCCGGCGGTGTTAAGCTCTATCGTGTGGCCGTGATGGCGCGGCATAGCCTCAAGGAACTCGAACACATCATTTATCCGCACGCGGTGCACACCGACCATCTCGGCCGGTTTGCCTATGATACCGACGGTATGCGAGCGATTTGGACAGCCTTCGTACTGTTTCTCGTCGTATGGGCCGGATGTGGCGTGGTTCTGGCCCTGTCCGGTCTACCGCCGGAAGCTGCGCTGGTTGCGTCTTTAAGTGCCTTGGTGAATGCCGGCCCGGTTTACACCTTTGGCTGGGCGCCACGGCAAGAGTGGCCGGGCTATTATGAGCTTGAGCCGCTGGCGAGCGGTGCCTTGAGCCTGACGATGGTGGCAGGGCGGCTTGAGATCATTGGTCTTGTGGCGGGCTTTAGTGTCTTGTTTTTTAGGCGTTAG
- the hfq gene encoding RNA chaperone Hfq has translation MANERTQNLQDAFLNHVRKQKASLTIFLVNGVKLQGIVTWFDNFCILLRRDGHSQLVYKHAISTIMPAQPVQLFDPSDEERTDG, from the coding sequence ATGGCAAACGAGCGAACCCAGAATCTGCAAGACGCCTTCCTCAACCATGTGCGCAAGCAGAAAGCCTCGCTGACCATTTTTTTGGTCAATGGGGTGAAACTCCAGGGCATTGTGACCTGGTTTGACAATTTTTGCATTCTCTTGCGTCGTGATGGCCATTCGCAGCTGGTCTACAAGCATGCGATTTCAACCATCATGCCGGCGCAACCGGTGCAACTGTTTGATCCGTCTGACGAAGAGCGTACAGACGGGTAA
- the hflX gene encoding GTPase HflX: MEDTRAKETRTAVIVPVISGRAARRVGDAGGRAVGEQRSLGARREEAVGLAAAISLDVVFVELLTLQAPRPATLLGVGKVEEIAHRVADQDVELVVVDHELTPIQQRNLERALKAKVVDRTGLILEIFGRRAQTREGTLQVDLAHLSYQKSRLVRSWTHLERQRGGKGFLGGPGETQIESDRRVIQEKITRLKGQLEEVRRTRTLHRSRRQDVPAPTVALVGYTNAGKSTLFNRIVDEKVMAKDLLFATLDPTLRKVELPKGTEVILSDTVGFISNLPTSLIAAFRATLEEVLEADLIVHVRDITHPETEAQRADVLDVLTQLGVVDRDGQSDRAIIEAWNKIDLMDADSLAVTRRQADVQGERVLAVSAVGGQGLDALLAQIEEEITATRQEETFHIPVQDGEGRAWVFANATVLDETVLDDGSTKIRVAMTPRRMAHARARFGVAAAAE; this comes from the coding sequence ATCGAAGATACGCGCGCCAAAGAAACTCGTACTGCTGTCATCGTACCAGTCATTTCCGGCCGTGCCGCAAGGCGGGTAGGGGATGCGGGCGGGCGCGCTGTTGGTGAGCAGCGCTCGCTAGGCGCCCGCCGGGAAGAGGCGGTTGGTCTCGCGGCCGCGATCAGTCTTGATGTTGTTTTCGTTGAACTTTTGACTCTTCAGGCGCCCCGACCCGCCACGTTGCTTGGCGTTGGCAAGGTTGAAGAGATCGCGCATCGCGTCGCCGATCAAGATGTTGAGTTGGTCGTCGTTGACCACGAACTGACGCCGATTCAACAGCGCAACCTAGAACGCGCCTTGAAGGCAAAGGTGGTGGACCGAACCGGGCTCATCCTAGAGATCTTTGGCCGCCGCGCACAAACCCGTGAGGGTACGCTGCAGGTTGATCTGGCGCATCTAAGCTACCAGAAAAGCCGTTTGGTACGGTCTTGGACCCACCTTGAACGGCAGCGCGGCGGCAAGGGGTTTCTTGGTGGACCGGGCGAAACGCAGATCGAGTCCGATCGCCGTGTGATCCAAGAAAAGATCACGCGTTTGAAGGGCCAGTTGGAAGAGGTCAGACGCACGCGGACGCTGCACCGGTCGCGCCGTCAGGACGTTCCGGCGCCGACGGTCGCCTTGGTCGGCTACACAAACGCTGGCAAATCCACCCTTTTCAATCGGATCGTCGATGAAAAGGTAATGGCGAAGGACCTGTTGTTTGCCACGCTCGATCCAACACTGCGCAAGGTAGAGTTGCCCAAGGGAACGGAGGTCATTCTCTCCGACACGGTGGGTTTTATCTCCAATCTGCCGACCTCGTTGATTGCGGCGTTTCGTGCGACGTTGGAAGAGGTTCTCGAAGCCGATCTGATCGTCCATGTCCGCGATATCACGCATCCGGAAACGGAGGCACAGCGCGCTGATGTGCTTGATGTTCTTACACAATTGGGCGTGGTCGATCGCGACGGCCAGAGTGATCGCGCGATAATCGAGGCCTGGAACAAGATTGACTTGATGGATGCCGATAGCTTAGCCGTAACGCGACGCCAAGCGGATGTGCAGGGCGAACGCGTGCTGGCCGTATCGGCTGTGGGCGGGCAGGGGCTTGATGCGCTCCTGGCACAGATTGAGGAAGAAATTACGGCCACGCGCCAGGAAGAAACCTTTCATATTCCGGTTCAGGACGGCGAGGGACGGGCTTGGGTTTTTGCCAATGCGACCGTGCTCGATGAGACGGTCTTGGACGATGGCTCAACCAAAATCCGTGTCGCTATGACACCGCGACGGATGGCGCATGCGCGAGCGCGATTTGGTGTTGCTGCAGCAGCTGAATAG
- the mazG gene encoding nucleoside triphosphate pyrophosphohydrolase, producing the protein MSTNGSTDGPPGELSTLLAIMAKLRDPETGCPWDVEQDFASIAPYTIEEAYEVADAIQRDDRDDLCDELGDLLLQVVFHAQMAKEEGSFAFEDVVAAVTTKMIRRHPHVFGDNDRDDPKAVKARWEEIKEEEKAAKRARQAAKGDASGEGHNNHPTSAIEGVPTTLPALQRAFKLQAKAARVGFDWPTPQAVMEKLAEETAEVADELSATPHDRRRLEDEIGDVLFVVTNLARKLDIDPTVALERTNQKFIKRFQWVEDSLSQSDTPVGKAPLEAMESAWQEAKTKA; encoded by the coding sequence ATGAGCACCAATGGATCGACGGACGGCCCACCTGGCGAACTCTCGACGCTGCTTGCGATCATGGCCAAGCTTCGCGATCCCGAAACCGGCTGCCCATGGGATGTTGAGCAAGACTTTGCGTCTATCGCGCCCTATACGATCGAAGAGGCCTATGAGGTGGCAGACGCCATCCAGCGCGATGACCGCGACGATCTCTGTGACGAATTGGGCGACCTCCTCCTGCAGGTCGTCTTTCATGCCCAGATGGCCAAGGAAGAAGGTTCGTTTGCCTTTGAAGACGTTGTGGCCGCCGTAACGACCAAGATGATCCGGCGTCACCCTCACGTTTTCGGCGATAATGATCGCGATGATCCGAAGGCCGTCAAGGCGCGTTGGGAGGAAATTAAGGAAGAGGAAAAAGCCGCCAAACGCGCCCGACAGGCGGCCAAGGGCGATGCATCAGGCGAGGGGCACAACAATCACCCGACAAGCGCCATAGAGGGCGTGCCGACCACCCTGCCCGCGCTTCAACGAGCCTTCAAACTCCAAGCCAAGGCAGCGCGCGTCGGCTTTGATTGGCCAACCCCGCAAGCGGTGATGGAAAAGCTCGCCGAAGAAACAGCCGAAGTCGCCGACGAGCTTTCCGCCACGCCGCATGATCGCCGCCGCCTTGAGGACGAGATTGGTGACGTCCTGTTCGTTGTGACCAATCTTGCGCGCAAACTCGATATCGATCCAACCGTTGCCTTGGAACGGACAAATCAGAAATTCATCAAACGCTTTCAATGGGTCGAAGACAGCCTGTCGCAAAGCGATACGCCCGTTGGCAAAGCGCCGCTGGAAGCAATGGAATCGGCCTGGCAGGAAGCCAAGACAAAGGCCTGA
- a CDS encoding MBL fold metallo-hydrolase, translated as MTLTLTILGCASSAGVPRVGGTTHEERWGACDPNNSKNHRRRCSVLLTKTGPGGSTYCVIDTGPDFRAQMLEAEVPRLDGVVYTHEHADHLHGIDDMRPYALIQRARIPVFMDDRTFARANAAFGYVFETPPGSTYPPILHRHSIDINKPVTVDGAGGTIEMMPVPVDHGDISALGYRIGTTLYLPDVSAIPAASMALFEDLDTLIIDSLRRRPHPSHLNLEQALALVADVKPKRAILTNLHNDLDYETVHAETPHTVEPAFDGLQVSIA; from the coding sequence ATGACTTTGACGCTCACCATTCTCGGCTGCGCGTCGTCGGCTGGTGTGCCCAGGGTAGGGGGAACAACCCATGAAGAACGGTGGGGGGCCTGCGATCCAAACAATTCCAAAAACCATCGCCGCCGCTGTTCTGTGCTCCTCACGAAGACAGGTCCTGGCGGCTCCACCTACTGCGTCATCGACACCGGCCCGGATTTTCGCGCGCAGATGCTGGAGGCCGAGGTCCCGCGCCTTGATGGCGTTGTCTACACCCATGAGCATGCCGATCATTTGCACGGAATTGACGACATGCGGCCCTACGCGTTGATACAGCGCGCGCGGATCCCGGTGTTCATGGACGATCGCACATTTGCGCGGGCCAACGCTGCCTTTGGCTATGTGTTCGAAACGCCGCCCGGTTCAACTTATCCGCCTATCCTCCATCGCCATTCCATCGATATCAACAAACCTGTAACTGTCGACGGCGCCGGTGGAACGATCGAGATGATGCCCGTGCCCGTCGACCATGGCGACATCAGTGCGCTTGGTTACCGTATCGGCACCACGCTTTATCTGCCGGATGTCAGTGCCATACCGGCGGCGAGCATGGCGCTTTTCGAGGACCTCGACACGCTGATTATCGATAGCTTGCGCCGACGGCCGCATCCCAGCCACTTGAATTTGGAGCAAGCTTTGGCGCTTGTGGCCGATGTGAAGCCCAAGCGTGCAATTCTCACCAATCTGCACAATGATCTGGATTATGAGACCGTGCACGCTGAAACACCGCACACGGTAGAGCCGGCCTTTGATGGGCTGCAAGTCAGCATTGCCTAG
- a CDS encoding TatD family hydrolase → MLVDSHCHLDFPDFEPERDAVIERAREAGIGHMVTICTRVKKFDQIKAVAEAYDIVTCSVGTHPHNADEELDITVEDLVALADHPKVVAIGEAGLDYHYDNAPRDAQADGLKRHIKAARITGLPLVIHARSADEDMATILEEAHATDGAFPMVLHCFSSGLDLARRGVALGAFVSFSGILTFKTAQELRDIAASIPEERLLVETDAPYLAPVPYRGKRNEPAFVTHTAKVLADVRGMDRAHLADLTTNNFQRLFKKVALG, encoded by the coding sequence ATGCTGGTCGATAGCCACTGCCATCTTGATTTCCCCGACTTTGAGCCGGAACGCGACGCCGTCATTGAGCGCGCACGCGAGGCTGGTATCGGCCACATGGTGACGATCTGCACACGGGTAAAAAAGTTCGACCAGATCAAAGCCGTTGCCGAGGCCTATGACATTGTGACCTGTTCCGTCGGCACGCACCCCCACAACGCCGACGAAGAACTCGACATCACAGTCGAAGATTTGGTTGCGTTGGCCGATCACCCCAAGGTCGTGGCCATTGGCGAGGCCGGACTCGATTATCACTACGACAATGCGCCGCGCGACGCTCAGGCAGATGGGCTAAAACGCCACATCAAGGCTGCACGTATCACGGGGCTGCCATTGGTCATCCATGCCCGCTCGGCGGATGAAGACATGGCAACAATCCTTGAGGAAGCACACGCAACGGACGGCGCTTTTCCCATGGTGCTGCATTGTTTCTCGTCCGGCCTTGATCTGGCCAGGCGCGGCGTTGCGCTTGGCGCCTTTGTCTCGTTTTCCGGTATATTGACGTTCAAAACCGCGCAGGAACTGCGCGACATTGCAGCAAGCATCCCCGAAGAGCGGCTGCTGGTCGAAACCGACGCACCTTACCTTGCGCCAGTACCGTATCGCGGGAAACGCAACGAACCGGCCTTTGTGACGCACACAGCCAAAGTGTTGGCCGACGTGCGCGGCATGGATCGTGCTCACCTGGCCGATCTAACGACAAACAATTTTCAACGTCTTTTCAAAAAGGTAGCGCTTGGATGA
- a CDS encoding methionine--tRNA ligase — MSNRYYITTAISYPNGTPHIGHAYEALATDALARFKRLDGYDVRFLTGTDEHGLKMDKTAREAGMTPAQLADQNAPRFQAMVEALGCSNDDFIRTTEPRHHAASQAIWQRMQDAGDIYKDSYAGWYSVRDEAYYGDDETRLNDDGVRLGPQGTPVEWVEEESYFFRLSAFQDRLMKHYTDNPSFIGPDERRNEVMKFVEGGLKDLSISRTTFDWGIKVPGDEAHVMYVWVDALTNYITALGFPDETNPLWQYWPADLHVIGKDIVRFHTVYWPTFLMSAGIPLPKRVFGHGFLFNKGEKMSKSVGNVIDPFTMVDHYGRDQVRYFFLREVPFGRDGNYSHEAIVGRINADLANDLGNLAQRSLSMIGKNCDGKVPEAGTLTSDDETLLSSADALLDQARTAIDKQELHAVLTSIWAVVADANRYFASQEPWALKKTDPERMATVLWVTAETIRKIAILVQPVMPESAGKLLDALSVPNGARQFAHLGADNRLQAGADLPKPTPIFPRYIDDDSGQAAAGKGA; from the coding sequence ATGTCCAATCGTTATTATATCACGACCGCCATTTCTTATCCCAACGGCACCCCGCATATCGGCCACGCTTATGAAGCGCTGGCCACCGATGCGCTGGCCCGCTTCAAACGCTTGGACGGGTACGATGTCCGGTTCCTGACCGGTACCGATGAGCATGGGCTTAAAATGGACAAAACGGCACGCGAGGCAGGCATGACGCCGGCGCAGTTGGCCGACCAGAATGCACCGCGGTTCCAGGCGATGGTCGAGGCGCTTGGCTGTTCCAACGATGATTTCATCCGCACGACCGAACCTCGCCATCATGCGGCTAGCCAAGCGATCTGGCAGCGCATGCAAGATGCTGGCGACATCTACAAAGATAGCTATGCCGGCTGGTACTCGGTGCGCGACGAAGCCTATTACGGCGATGACGAGACGCGCCTCAATGATGATGGCGTGCGCCTTGGACCGCAAGGTACGCCAGTCGAATGGGTCGAAGAGGAAAGCTATTTCTTCCGATTGTCAGCTTTCCAGGATCGCCTGATGAAGCACTACACCGACAATCCTTCCTTCATCGGGCCGGATGAGCGCCGAAACGAGGTGATGAAATTCGTTGAAGGTGGGCTAAAAGACCTCTCCATTTCACGCACCACCTTCGATTGGGGGATCAAGGTCCCCGGCGATGAGGCCCATGTCATGTATGTCTGGGTCGATGCGCTCACCAATTACATTACCGCGCTCGGCTTTCCCGACGAGACGAACCCTCTTTGGCAATATTGGCCAGCGGATTTGCATGTGATTGGCAAGGACATTGTGCGGTTTCACACCGTCTATTGGCCGACTTTTTTGATGTCGGCAGGCATCCCGTTGCCCAAGCGCGTGTTCGGGCACGGATTTCTGTTCAACAAGGGCGAGAAGATGTCGAAGTCCGTGGGCAACGTGATCGATCCTTTCACGATGGTCGATCACTATGGCCGTGACCAGGTGCGCTATTTTTTCCTGCGGGAAGTGCCCTTTGGACGCGACGGCAATTACAGTCACGAGGCTATCGTTGGTCGTATCAATGCCGATTTGGCCAACGATCTTGGGAACTTAGCGCAGCGGTCACTCTCGATGATTGGAAAAAACTGCGACGGCAAAGTTCCGGAAGCCGGTACACTAACCAGCGATGATGAGACCTTGCTGTCGTCTGCGGACGCCCTTCTTGATCAGGCCCGGACGGCCATCGACAAGCAGGAGTTGCACGCGGTTCTGACATCCATTTGGGCCGTGGTTGCCGACGCCAATCGCTATTTCGCAAGCCAAGAGCCTTGGGCGTTGAAAAAAACCGATCCCGAGCGCATGGCGACCGTCCTTTGGGTGACAGCCGAGACGATCCGCAAGATTGCCATTCTTGTGCAACCTGTCATGCCTGAAAGCGCCGGCAAACTGCTCGACGCCCTTAGCGTGCCAAATGGCGCCCGACAGTTCGCGCATCTTGGCGCGGACAACCGTCTGCAAGCAGGTGCAGATTTGCCGAAACCGACGCCAATTTTTCCGCGCTATATCGATGATGATTCTGGGCAAGCAGCAGCAGGGAAGGGGGCCTAA
- a CDS encoding AAA family ATPase: MARKAVTKEPESSAGLPLNAPLVGHSGPQAAFIDAFSAGRMHHGWLLHGPKGVGKARFAAQAAAYLIAEQARQGTETLAVNVTHPDARLVTQGAHPDLHWIDRKTGSDGRKLPKTIPVGAVRSTLQKLQSTAAYGGCRVLVIDAVDELNVEGANALLKPLEEPSHQTVLLLVAHALNQVLPTIRSRCRHLAFGPLDGSDLQSVARALSETDISETLVELSDGRAGHMLTLARDPEAMAAYQSFCALAADAGGRPESRTLSERLMLAGTLGAMAPESRDLLLGLIEDWLSRRLRGKAEPPGLPTPPSLSDLRAKKALADLWSEHTAAVRTHVAINLNISERIMVLFDRLDQVYSHG, encoded by the coding sequence ATGGCCCGAAAAGCTGTCACCAAGGAACCTGAATCCTCCGCTGGTCTGCCGCTCAATGCGCCGCTTGTCGGTCATTCTGGTCCCCAAGCAGCGTTCATCGATGCTTTTTCAGCTGGACGCATGCATCACGGCTGGCTGTTGCACGGGCCAAAAGGTGTCGGAAAAGCACGTTTCGCCGCGCAGGCCGCTGCCTATCTGATTGCCGAACAGGCGCGCCAAGGCACCGAAACACTGGCGGTCAATGTTACCCACCCCGACGCACGATTGGTGACCCAGGGCGCACATCCCGACCTTCATTGGATCGATCGAAAGACCGGCAGTGACGGCAGGAAATTGCCCAAAACCATTCCCGTCGGCGCCGTCCGATCCACGCTTCAAAAGTTGCAATCGACGGCGGCCTACGGCGGATGTCGCGTATTGGTGATCGATGCCGTTGACGAGCTCAATGTGGAAGGCGCTAACGCGCTTTTGAAACCGCTGGAAGAACCATCGCACCAGACAGTGCTTTTGCTGGTCGCCCATGCCCTCAATCAAGTTTTGCCGACCATCAGGTCACGCTGCCGCCATCTGGCCTTCGGGCCATTGGATGGTTCGGACCTGCAAAGCGTGGCGCGCGCACTCTCCGAAACCGACATCTCAGAAACCCTCGTGGAACTATCGGACGGCAGGGCAGGGCACATGCTCACACTAGCTCGCGATCCCGAGGCGATGGCCGCCTACCAGAGCTTCTGTGCGCTAGCCGCCGACGCTGGAGGACGACCTGAAAGCCGCACTCTGTCAGAAAGGCTCATGTTGGCCGGAACACTAGGTGCGATGGCACCGGAATCGCGCGATCTCCTGCTCGGTCTTATTGAAGACTGGTTGTCGCGACGATTACGAGGAAAGGCAGAGCCGCCCGGCCTGCCAACACCGCCATCCTTGTCCGATTTGCGGGCAAAGAAAGCGCTTGCTGACCTTTGGAGCGAGCACACAGCGGCGGTCCGAACGCATGTGGCCATCAACCTCAATATTTCGGAACGCATCATGGTGCTTTTCGACCGGCTGGATCAGGTCTATAGCCACGGGTAA
- the tmk gene encoding dTMP kinase, with protein MAAKKTSPKQPKGGFFISFEGGEGSGKSTQAAMLGETLRAEGYDVLETREPGGSPGGAIVREVLLGGHAAEKGPLAEACLLTSARREHVDHIIRPALDRDQVVLCDRFADSTRIYQGYVGGLPTETIDQLEAVATDGLMPEVTYVLDVTKDVAKTRRQARLSTKGDADDRFEKEDQSFHDKVAEGFRRLCEANRHRCILIDGNGKANAVAVTIRDSLRLRGLI; from the coding sequence ATGGCAGCAAAAAAGACCAGTCCTAAGCAGCCCAAGGGTGGCTTCTTCATTTCATTTGAAGGTGGCGAGGGCTCCGGTAAATCGACCCAGGCTGCCATGCTTGGAGAGACCCTACGAGCAGAAGGCTATGACGTCCTGGAAACCCGGGAGCCAGGCGGTTCGCCAGGCGGAGCCATTGTCCGCGAAGTTCTGCTAGGCGGTCACGCGGCTGAAAAAGGTCCGCTTGCCGAGGCATGCTTACTGACCTCCGCGCGCCGCGAACATGTCGATCACATCATCAGGCCGGCCCTGGACCGAGATCAGGTGGTTCTTTGTGACCGATTTGCTGATTCCACCCGCATCTACCAAGGCTATGTTGGTGGTCTACCGACCGAAACCATTGACCAGCTGGAAGCCGTTGCCACCGATGGCCTGATGCCGGAGGTCACCTATGTTCTTGATGTCACCAAGGACGTGGCCAAGACACGACGGCAAGCGCGCCTATCCACGAAAGGCGACGCTGACGATCGTTTCGAAAAAGAAGATCAGAGCTTTCACGATAAAGTCGCAGAGGGGTTTCGCCGCTTGTGCGAGGCCAATCGGCATCGCTGCATCCTGATCGACGGCAACGGAAAAGCAAACGCGGTTGCCGTGACCATCCGCGACAGCCTCCGCCTGCGCGGCCTGATCTGA
- a CDS encoding D-alanyl-D-alanine carboxypeptidase, giving the protein MVQARATQARSLRALARWSALATLAMLLAGLSFAEGALAQAFESRAPRAFLYDVNSRTVLYTQLADEAFEPASIAKTLTAAVVFEAISNGSVSLDTPLTISEDAWRRGGGPSGRAAMFAELGSDVAIADLLRGLTIISGNDAAIALSEGIAGSERAFAQRMTDLAMELGATNSRFSNATGQPERGMRTTVRDMVVVTTALIDAYPDLYAMFGEDQFSWNNITQRNRNPIYNQIEGADGLFAGYSDEALYGLVGSVERDGRRIVFALSGVDTPEGRVDEARRLVRYAYEDFRTVRVAEPGEPIAFARTYGGSFREVGLVAADNGALELLLPQEGVDRVRARVVYDSPIPTPIVEGQLLGRLLVERDGTIIQETPLVAASTVETGSMVQRARDGFLELVLGWIPPISFAGTF; this is encoded by the coding sequence ATGGTGCAAGCAAGAGCGACGCAAGCGCGCAGCCTTCGTGCGTTGGCACGTTGGTCAGCCCTTGCGACGCTGGCCATGCTTCTGGCCGGTCTTAGTTTTGCCGAAGGCGCACTCGCCCAAGCCTTTGAAAGCCGCGCGCCCCGCGCCTTTCTCTATGATGTAAACTCACGCACAGTTCTCTACACGCAACTGGCCGACGAAGCCTTTGAACCGGCGTCGATAGCCAAAACGCTGACCGCTGCCGTCGTTTTTGAGGCGATTTCGAACGGATCGGTGAGCCTCGATACACCTTTAACCATCAGTGAGGATGCCTGGCGCCGCGGTGGCGGACCGTCCGGACGGGCTGCAATGTTCGCCGAGTTGGGTAGCGATGTGGCGATCGCCGATCTTTTGCGCGGTCTTACAATCATTTCCGGCAATGATGCCGCTATAGCGCTATCGGAAGGCATCGCCGGTAGTGAACGGGCCTTTGCCCAGCGGATGACAGACCTCGCGATGGAACTTGGCGCGACCAACAGCCGATTCTCCAACGCTACAGGGCAGCCGGAACGCGGCATGCGCACAACGGTGCGCGATATGGTGGTGGTCACAACGGCTCTGATCGACGCCTACCCCGATCTTTATGCCATGTTCGGCGAGGATCAGTTTTCCTGGAACAACATCACCCAGCGCAACCGCAATCCGATCTACAATCAAATCGAAGGCGCCGACGGCCTGTTTGCTGGCTACAGCGACGAGGCGCTGTATGGCCTCGTCGGTTCGGTTGAGCGCGACGGACGCAGGATTGTATTTGCGCTTTCCGGCGTCGATACGCCAGAGGGCAGGGTGGATGAGGCACGCCGCCTGGTCCGCTACGCATATGAGGATTTCCGCACGGTTCGTGTCGCCGAACCCGGCGAACCCATCGCCTTTGCACGAACCTATGGAGGATCATTTCGGGAGGTCGGACTGGTCGCTGCCGACAACGGCGCACTGGAGCTTTTGTTGCCGCAAGAGGGTGTCGATCGGGTGCGTGCCCGCGTGGTCTATGACAGCCCCATTCCAACACCCATTGTTGAAGGCCAGCTGTTGGGACGCCTCTTGGTCGAACGCGACGGCACGATCATCCAAGAAACACCGCTGGTTGCCGCTTCGACAGTGGAAACGGGATCCATGGTGCAACGGGCCCGTGACGGGTTTTTGGAACTTGTGCTTGGCTGGATTCCGCCAATCTCTTTTGCTGGAACGTTCTGA